The following DNA comes from Cellulophaga sp. HaHa_2_95.
TTAATAAAGAAGACCACATTATAAAAACAAAAGAAGCCAGTATCTGGACGGCTGTTTGGGTCACCGTAGCCCTAGCCTTTAGTGGTGTTATTTATTGGTTATTCTCTGCGGGCTTAATAGAAAACCCAACGGGCCTCACTCCCAAAGGGGCTGTTTTAAAATACATTACAGGCTATTTAATTGAGCTTTCACTAAGTATAGATAACGTATTTGTTATTGCAGTGATATTTACCTCCTTCAAAATTCCGCTGATATACCAACACCGTGTGTTATTTTGGGGTATTCTTGGCGCCATCGTTTTCCGAGCCCTGATGATCCTTTTTGGTGTTGCATTAATTACACGTTTTGATTGGATAATTTATGTGTTCGGAGTATTCTTATTGTATACTGCTTTTAAGATGTTGAAAGGAGATGATGACAATTTTGATCCTAAAAACTCCTTTGTGTTTAAACAAATAAAAAAAGTATACCCCATAACAACACAGATTAACGGGCATGATTTTTTTATTAAAAAAATGGGCTTAAATGCCGCTACTCCATTATTTGTAGCGCTTATTGTTATTGAATTAACAGATATATTATTTGCTCTAGACAGTATTCCTGCAATCTTAGCCATTACGGCAGATCCTTTTATCGTATTTACCTCTAATATCTTGGCCATTTTAGGCTTACGTTCTATGTATTTTTTAATTTCTAGAATGTTACAGAAGTTCAGGTTTATCAACTATAGCTTGGTAGTGATCTTAGCCTTTGTAGGGATTAAGATGTTACTGTCTCATCATGTAGAATTTCCAGAGTGGTTATCTTTAGGAGTGATCGCTTTAGCGTTAATTGGAGGTATTGTTGCTTCGCTAGTCATAAAAGAAACCGGCGCATTGGAGGAAGTTGAAAAAGAATAATACTATTAGCATGAGTGTCTGAAGAATTTTAAAGAAAACTTTTGCTAATGATTTGGTCCTCTGACAAAGCTAGAGAATTCTCTTTCCTTAGAAAGTATGTAGAATATTCAAGGATTGTAACTAGTAGGCGCTCACCTTAATTTAAGATGTTTTAGGCTGAGTACTTCTACAAAAATTAGCACACATAAAAAAACCTCGAAAGCAGCGTGCTTTCGAGGTTTTTTAAATAAGTTTATTTCTTCTTTTTATTGTGTTTTCTGAACGGCTTCTTGCTTCAATTCATCACTAGCAACAATTACCATTTCTACTCTACGGTTTTTTGCTTTCCCCTCGGCCGTACTATTGTCTGACTTAGGTTGTGTTTCTCCGTACCATTTCGTAGTTAATCTACTACCTGCAATACCATGTGTATTTAAATAGCTAGTCACAGATTCTGCTCTTTGCTTAGATAAATTCATGTTGTACTCATCTGCACCAGCACTATCCGTATGTCCTTCTACTAAGATGTTAGAATCTGGATATTCTTTTAAGATGCCCACCAAACGATCTAAAGTAGTTGCCGAAGTACCTTTTACGACAGACTTGTTCGTATCAAAATATACGCCTGCATCTTCGTTGAATACCACATTAATTCCTTCACCAACTCTAGTAACCTCAGCTCCAGGAATTTCTTCTTCAATACGTTCTGCTTGCTTATCCATACGATTACCAATGTAACCACCGGCAGCACCACCCACTACAGCACCAATAATTGCACCTAAAGCAGTATTGTTTCCGTTTCCAATATTATTTCCTAAGATACCGCCAATAGCAGCACCACTACCAGCGCCAATAACGGCACCTTTTTGTTTGTTGTTGGCATTTTTAACAGCGCTACAGCTAACTGTTAAGGTAGCGGCAAGTAAAACAGTACTTAATTTTAATCCTATATTTTTCATTATTCTATTGTTTTGTGAATTCATATACTACAGCTACTGGCGCACCATTAGCCATTACGTTAGATTTCAAGGTCATGTTAGAAGCGGTTAAGCTTGCAATATCTAAACGATATCCGTAACCACCAGAAATATCTTTATTTTTTTCATCAATTGGCTTAAATTGTAACTGACTTGTACCGTAATCATTTTCTATTACAGACCAGCGAATGTATCTATCACCGCCATTACATAAAGAAGATTGCGCGATAGTATAACGTCCTGTACTGTTGTTGTCTCTAAAAAACCAATTACTCCCTTCAAAGCAAATGTCCTGAGCATCGTTAAAGATCACCGATTTAAAACTTCCTGGTTGTCCTTCAAAGGAAACATTTGTTAATTCCCAAGTTCCGCTAAGCAGATTTCTTTTCTCTCTAACTGCTTTGGTAGCAGAACAAGAACTTAGAACTACACTAAAGAGTAAACTTAGTATCAAAATTTTTCTCATAATATCTATTTTTATTTAGGTATAATTATATACGTTTAAAATGTATGAAAGTATTCGTTTAACAGAGTTAAATCATTGTTAAACGTGTGCAAGCTCGTATTATTATGCAAAATATTTTAATTCGATGAAATATTTTCTTAACACGAATACCTAATAGGCTAAAAGCGCTAGTAAAGCCTTTAAAAATCTATCTTTTGGTAAATAATTCTGTTCTAGTATTTTAGAAAAGGGAATGGGAGTATCTAAGCTAGCAACACGTTTCACCGGAGCATCTAAGAATTCAAAGCATTCTTCTATAACCAAAGCAGCAATTTCACTGGCAAGACTACCAAATAAACTATCTTCTTGCAGAATGATGAGCTTTCCTGTCTTTTTTACAGAATGATAAATGGTTTCTGTATCTAATGGTTGTAAGGTGCGCAAGTCAATAAGATCTGCATGTATTTCTGGTCGCTCTTCTAAAACCTCTAAAGCCCAATGTACGGCAGCACCATACGCCACTATAGTAATTGCTGTTCCTTTTTTAAGTAATGCGGCCTTTCCAAGGGGTAAGGTATAATAGGCTGTAGGTACTTCTTGGTAGAGACTTCTGTAAAGTGCTTTGTGTTCAAAGAAAAGCACAGGATTGGGATCATTAATGGCTGTAATTAATAAACCTTTAGCATCAAAAGGAAATGCGGGGTATACGACCTTTAATCCAGGAGTTTTCGTAAACCAAGCTTCATTAGTTTGTGAATGAAAAGGTCCTGCTCCTACTCCAGCTCCACAAGGCATTCTAATAACAACATCTGCTTTTTCTGCCCATCGGTAATGCGTTTTTGCTAGGTAATTTACGATAGGGTTAAAGCCGCTACTCACAAAATCAGCAAATTGCATTTCTACAACGGCCTTCATACCGTTTATAGATAAGCCCATTGCCGCAGAAATAATGGCCGATTCGCAAATTGGAGTATTTCTCACCCTCTCCTTTCCAAATTGCGCAACGAAGCCCTCCGTGATTTTGAACACACCGCCGTATTCGGCAATGTCTTGTCCCATTATTACTAAGTTGTCATGTTTCTCCATGGCTTGTCTCAAACCCTGAGAAATGGCATCTACCAAACGGATATTTTCTGTAGTTACATTAGGCGCTTGTTCTTCGTAGGTAAAAGGCGCATAAACATCTGCTAGCTCTTTTTCAGGAACTAAGGGTACATCTTCTTCTTGATAGGAAATTTGCAGTTCATCCTCTATTTCTTGTTGCATCTTTGCTTTAAGAAGTGCAATGGCATCAGCCGTTAGCGTATTTGATGCTAGCAAGAATGCCTCATAATTAGCTATTGGATCTTTTGCTTCCCAAGTATCTAATAATTCTTGAGGGACATACTTTGTACCACTAGCTTCTTCATGGCCGCGCATTCTAAAGGTCTTAAACTCTAGTAATACAGGTCTAGGATTTTCCCTAAGGTCTGAACATAGTGCGTTTACTCTGGTATAAACTTCTAAAATATTATTCCCATCAATACAATAAGACTCCATACCGTAACCAATACCTTTATCCGCTATATCTTTACAGTTAAATTGTTCATTGGTGGGTGTTGATAATCCGTAGCCATTGTTTTCAATACAAAAAAGAACAGGAAGTTTCCATACCGATGCTACGTTTAAAGCTTCATGAAAATCACCTTCACTAGTAGCTCCTTCCCCGGAGAAAACAGCAGTAACTTGTTTGTTCTTTTTTAAAAGATTGGCAAGCGCTATCCCATCTGCAACTCCTAATTGTGGTCCTAGATGTGAAATCATCCCAATAATTTTATGCTCTTGAGATCCAAAATGAAAGCTTCGATCTCTACCTTCAGTAAAACCATTTGCTTTTCCTTGCCATTGAGAAAACAATTTTGATAAGGGGATGCCTCTGGTGGTGAACACGCCTAAGTTTCGGTGCATAGGTAATAGGTATTCATCCGGATGTAAAGCGGCTGTTACACCAACAGAAATGGCCTCCTGCCCTATTCCACTAAACCATTTCGTTATTTTTCCTTGTCGCAATAAAATCAACATTTTTTCTTCAATCAGTCGTGGTAATAAGAGCTGTTTGTATAGTTGAATTTTACTATGATTTGATAAGGAATAGTCCGTGTACTTCATAACTTTTGATCCAGATTTGAGCCGTTCTATAAATGTAACAAAATTGACACAGAACAAAAACATTCTTAACAATTGAGAGTTGTCTTATTTTTAGCTAAATTTGATTCTTAATTTTTATTATATGAGTGTTGTTCCAAGTGTAGATTTGCAAGATTTTGTATCTGGAGATCCAAAGAGAAAAGAAAAATTTATTAAAGAAATAGGAAGTGCTTTTGAAAATATTGGTTTCGTAGCATTGCGCGGACATTTTTTGTCTGATAAATTAGTAGATGATTTATACGAAGAGATTAAAAACTTTTTCAAACT
Coding sequences within:
- a CDS encoding OmpA family protein, translating into MKNIGLKLSTVLLAATLTVSCSAVKNANNKQKGAVIGAGSGAAIGGILGNNIGNGNNTALGAIIGAVVGGAAGGYIGNRMDKQAERIEEEIPGAEVTRVGEGINVVFNEDAGVYFDTNKSVVKGTSATTLDRLVGILKEYPDSNILVEGHTDSAGADEYNMNLSKQRAESVTSYLNTHGIAGSRLTTKWYGETQPKSDNSTAEGKAKNRRVEMVIVASDELKQEAVQKTQ
- a CDS encoding thiamine pyrophosphate-dependent enzyme, giving the protein MKYTDYSLSNHSKIQLYKQLLLPRLIEEKMLILLRQGKITKWFSGIGQEAISVGVTAALHPDEYLLPMHRNLGVFTTRGIPLSKLFSQWQGKANGFTEGRDRSFHFGSQEHKIIGMISHLGPQLGVADGIALANLLKKNKQVTAVFSGEGATSEGDFHEALNVASVWKLPVLFCIENNGYGLSTPTNEQFNCKDIADKGIGYGMESYCIDGNNILEVYTRVNALCSDLRENPRPVLLEFKTFRMRGHEEASGTKYVPQELLDTWEAKDPIANYEAFLLASNTLTADAIALLKAKMQQEIEDELQISYQEEDVPLVPEKELADVYAPFTYEEQAPNVTTENIRLVDAISQGLRQAMEKHDNLVIMGQDIAEYGGVFKITEGFVAQFGKERVRNTPICESAIISAAMGLSINGMKAVVEMQFADFVSSGFNPIVNYLAKTHYRWAEKADVVIRMPCGAGVGAGPFHSQTNEAWFTKTPGLKVVYPAFPFDAKGLLITAINDPNPVLFFEHKALYRSLYQEVPTAYYTLPLGKAALLKKGTAITIVAYGAAVHWALEVLEERPEIHADLIDLRTLQPLDTETIYHSVKKTGKLIILQEDSLFGSLASEIAALVIEECFEFLDAPVKRVASLDTPIPFSKILEQNYLPKDRFLKALLALLAY
- a CDS encoding lipocalin family protein translates to MRKILILSLLFSVVLSSCSATKAVREKRNLLSGTWELTNVSFEGQPGSFKSVIFNDAQDICFEGSNWFFRDNNSTGRYTIAQSSLCNGGDRYIRWSVIENDYGTSQLQFKPIDEKNKDISGGYGYRLDIASLTASNMTLKSNVMANGAPVAVVYEFTKQ
- a CDS encoding TerC family protein, with translation MLIWGLFLVLIIIFLALDLGVFNKEDHIIKTKEASIWTAVWVTVALAFSGVIYWLFSAGLIENPTGLTPKGAVLKYITGYLIELSLSIDNVFVIAVIFTSFKIPLIYQHRVLFWGILGAIVFRALMILFGVALITRFDWIIYVFGVFLLYTAFKMLKGDDDNFDPKNSFVFKQIKKVYPITTQINGHDFFIKKMGLNAATPLFVALIVIELTDILFALDSIPAILAITADPFIVFTSNILAILGLRSMYFLISRMLQKFRFINYSLVVILAFVGIKMLLSHHVEFPEWLSLGVIALALIGGIVASLVIKETGALEEVEKE